The sequence TTATCAAGATTTTCACAAGATTGTGTTATCCAAGTTGGGCTTTAGAAGCATTCATTGTCTCAAATGCTAAGAGGTACTTCAAAAATCACCTTAAATCATCATGATTTAACATACTGCTCTCAGCTGCTTCATAATATAGAAAATGTAGTACTCACTAGTCTTCTAGACTCTTCTAGATGCGCTTTCGCACGTCTGCATAACCCGTGCAGAGATATGGCCATTTTGGCATCTGATAAGCCATAACTTTGCTACTTGCAGCTACCACGGTGTATGGCTCATACAGAGGTGTGGTGCACTTCTCATAACTGGCTATAATGTCAATGACTGGAATCTTTGCATAACCCTTCTCATGGCTACAGGCGCAGCTTGTCGCGCATTAGCTTTCATCGGTATGTTAGCTTTGCAGAAGAAGTGAGTTCAAGAATCTTGCACTTGGCAATGGTAGGAGTTTGTAAAATTTAGTTGATTTTGGAGTGCCTGGTCAGCATCCTGGCTAACAAATTGTGATGTTAAGTAGCTTAGATCACAAAATCTCACACAAATTCATACAATCTGATAACAGCTTTGATCCAAATTCTTACACATTCTTTCCTgtttatataaaagaaaattatacttGAAGATGACAATATGCCAATCCCAATTTTATTTTCCAGCTCTCTTCTCACACTTTCCTTGCTGTTGAGTCATATTCAATAGCACAAAGAAAATATTTCCTCAAAATTTGTGCTCAATATACATGTTACATATACTTAATCTCATCACAAAATAATGGCAATCCTTAAAACGCCAAAAATAAGATAGCTCCATATTGCATTACACCGTTCAACAAAAGAATTCAAAGGAGCGAATACATAGACTAGGAGCGATGTATAAGCGTGCCGAGTTCAATGGTAACTATATGTCGTTTCTTCGCcctttccatgaacttttgtGTGAACAACGGAGCTCCTGTAAGCAACACGAAGCCAAGTTCATATAGCTTGTGAATTGTGGACTACCACTTGGAAGGCTCATATGTTTCTGCAGACTGTGTAAAGATGTGAAAATTGGCACTGTGATGGATGATATTCTGAAGCCTAGCACGAACGACTGAGTCAAAGTTGAAAAGGAATACTTTGAGATTGTTGCTGCCCGAAGACCTGCATTGAActaatatgagagagagagagagaggtataTTTTAAACTAAGGTATCATGATTCATCAAGGTACAAAATTCACAGCATTTGTTTTTATTTGGAGTTTCTGATGTTATCAATTCCACCTTAAAGCATATTTATAAACTTCTATTGAAGTAAAATGAATATGCTAGGTTTCCTGGAAGTGACTTAATTGTCGAGTACAGCCAGGAATAGAGATGCAAACAGAAGATCAATATAAGTTAACGAAGATTACCTGATATCTTCCATAATCAAACATGTTTTATTTCCAAACCATTTCCCCTAAAAACTGAAGCGCGGGTACACCCCTGATTTCAACATCAACAAGAGGTGCCTGGATCATGACCAGGCTGGAGAGCTCCGGATCGCTCTGGATCATATTGAGAGCACGTGTTTGATCCTGAAGCATAGATTTAATATTCGTCACAGGTAAATGAAACTTATGCTTCACATCTAAAGTTATTTGTCATTGTCACCATGACAAATGTATCATGTGTATTGAATTAAAAAAGGACAGAATGGGATACCAAGCACTACGGACTAGTTTTTGGTTCGGGAGAGATGCGATGGCTATGTTATTACCTTCCTCTTTATTGCACAGAACTTGCAGTCAGAGGCAGAAACGGGAAGAATTTGGTTAACAACTAGTCTCTTCACAGGAACGCTTTCTTTCTTTAACGATGCACTTAATCTTGATGATTCATTGATTGCCATCACCTGATAGATAAGAATTTTTCGAATTATGAACTTGAAAAGCATCAGACCTTCATTGTATTCTAACAAACATAATTCCAAGATTAACATGCCATTACCGTAGGAATTGTTACTATTACAAACTCTGTAGAGTTCGTGTCACGGAAAAGCTCTCTCACTTTTATCATTCGCTCCCTTAGTTTCTGTAACTTGTCAGCCTACAAGACAATTAATGAAGTCGTGGACCCAGTGAAACAGGAAATTATATTTGCAAGCATAAATGATAATTAAGCTTACACTATCTTGCCGATTTTCTTCCTGGCCAAATACAGATTTTATGGCTGAAGTAGCCGAAGCAATCTTCTGTCTTAACTGCAAAAGGTATTGTCAAGCAAAAGGTGAGGATTGAAAAATAAGTATGGCGAGGTAGCTTTGAATCACTTTACATTATCTTATCTTTCCTGAATGAATATCTAATTTTATACTTAGGATTCCATCTTGAAATTTTACCTTCAATATCTTCCCAATGGATGCATCTAAGAAGTCTGGCAATGACAAAAGTCGCAGAGTATGGCCCTGCAGAAACAGCTCGTCAGCACAACCAAACTTCGAGTATCTagctaaataaaaataagttgcAGTCTCCTCACAGTGGGGGCGGTATCAAACACTATCCGCGTGAACATGTTGTATTCTTGTGATTCGAGAAATTGAATAACCTGGCAAATATTCTAGAAGTCAGTAAATGGAGCCTATAACATGGAAGCAAGAATTAATAACTCAACATCTGACATGCCTTTGAAATTGCAATAGCTTCATCTAATCCCGGTGGAGGTGTATCCAGAAGCTCCCCAAGCTTTAGTTCCCCAAGCTACAGTCATACGGAATCCGAAAATATGTTATAGAGAGGCCAATGATGAGGTAAGGACTTCATTTTCTCAAGCAACAAGAACATTTAAGTACTCCAAACCAATTACTCGCATATAGTGAAATGATGGCATGAACATATGGAAACAAATAATGGAGCAAAAATGATAGTATTTGGGTCATGAACAAGGTTTACCTGATCTGCAATTAACCCCAGACCCATTCCATCCATGAAATCTTTGACCCCACTCCCACCATTGCTCTTGCTGGCACTTCGAAATTCTTCCCTTGCTTGTTCAGGGTTTATCTGTCCCAGCAACTCATTCAATTTTTTTCCACTTTGGACAACAAGATATGGTCTTTTGATTAGGTTAACAGAATAAGACCATGATTCATAGACAAAACACTTCTCCACTCACCTCAAGGGCAAACAACGGAGAGATGGGACCTTCAACGGGCACCAACCTCCCCCCAGTTAAATCCTGAACCAGAAGCAAAACAAAGTAACAGCTATAACGACAAATTCTTGAAATTGTTCCACGAAATATACAATATAAAAGCGAAGGTATACATATATTTAAACCTGGGCAAAGGAGTCACTTAAAGAATGAGCAGGATCAGTTGAAACCACTAGAGTTGGATGACCATTATTTGCAAACTTAACAGCAAGTGATGCAGCACAACTAGTCTTTCCGACTCCCCCCTTTCCACCGAGCATGTAGTACTTGCGCTGAGTTCCGGA comes from Salvia miltiorrhiza cultivar Shanhuang (shh) chromosome 3, IMPLAD_Smil_shh, whole genome shotgun sequence and encodes:
- the LOC131014833 gene encoding ATPase GET3B-like; its protein translation is MASSSSSFATNFTGFKPMAIMGDNYHCLHSLRQDFAPSLKSKSSFSSNFLSLSVTRKLPRKRFQVNSVSVPTESVAGFDEMVSGTQRKYYMLGGKGGVGKTSCAASLAVKFANNGHPTLVVSTDPAHSLSDSFAQDLTGGRLVPVEGPISPLFALEINPEQAREEFRSASKSNGGSGVKDFMDGMGLGLIADQLGELKLGELLDTPPPGLDEAIAISKVIQFLESQEYNMFTRIVFDTAPTGHTLRLLSLPDFLDASIGKILKLRQKIASATSAIKSVFGQEENRQDSADKLQKLRERMIKVRELFRDTNSTEFVIVTIPTVMAINESSRLSASLKKESVPVKRLVVNQILPVSASDCKFCAIKRKDQTRALNMIQSDPELSSLVMIQAPLVDVEIRGVPALQFLGEMVWK